From Lycium ferocissimum isolate CSIRO_LF1 chromosome 12, AGI_CSIRO_Lferr_CH_V1, whole genome shotgun sequence, one genomic window encodes:
- the LOC132040505 gene encoding F-box/FBD/LRR-repeat protein At1g13570-like isoform X3 has product MFSGSASTTMGKTKSVPSSDSVKILGRGWKVDLSAIKGKDVVDSPSKSIDVFAPLEEPNFNLLTPTPKSPAKVVEMQSVGGLISHNAHSVDVDPREETLVVSSKRSKESPNIGDINSTCKNHKEGSKFDEKKKEKCVQVQDVRPSEDVSLERRKAEQTKGRNRGPSEDVSLKRRKAEQTKGQNMGPSEDVSLKKSKVEQMKGQNKELKEDMSPKGVKRKQSGADEGFISNLPRTVIARILGKMPIREAVRTSVLSKTWRSHYLYIPQLVFDDQFCKEVDDFCVKKGKDNYELKYNQFDEIITKSLLLHLCGLERFEVCIPYNVSTEAPCLNKWIQYLSYKNIKELVLIWKAHMHRHKLPTSFFSCLHLTSLKLINFVLSPPLEFEGFFKLRDLVLYGVDFINNCFESFISSCPFLKTLSLFGCSGIHHFNISGPKLKSLFIKADTFKSISLKNTPKLSKVSVYLERALIGLETRHVSDLVMFVGSMSNVKILQLDGKFLQLLAETPFPPTLRTPPDSLKILELKDVNFMDLNQVSVVVCLLRSAANLQELYIEASTVELNQELVSDYLKHLDYTNFPLSKLHLAKLTNISSFIPEFEFIRFLLFSSPSLVTMTLLQHPQLEEKEALNIAIKLLQFRLSSVVSINFSRDNEI; this is encoded by the exons ATGTTTTCAGGTTCAGCATCGACAACAATGGGGAAAACGAAATCAGTTCCAAGCTCAGATTCAGTGAAGATTTTAGGCAGAGGATGGAAGGTTGATTTGTCTGCTATTAAGGGAAAGGATGTAGTTGATTCCCCCTCTAAAAGTATTGATGTTTTCGCACCGTTGGAAGAACCGAATTTCAATTTGTTGACTCCCACACCTAAATCTCCCGCCAAAGTGGTGGAAATGCAAAGTGTGGGAGGTTTGATATCTCACAATGCTCATAGTGTCGATGTGGATCCAAGGGAGGAGACTTTAGTTGTATCTTCTAAAAGGTCCAAAGAATCTCCAAATATTGGGGACATCAATTCGACATGCAAGAATCATAAAGAGGGATCAAAGtttgatgaaaagaaaaaagaaaaatgtgttCAAGTTCAAGATGTACGTCCAAGCGAGGATGTTAGCCTCGAAAGGAGAAAGGCCGAGCAGACCAAAGGTCGAAACAGGGGTCCAAGCGAGGATGTTAGCCTCAAAAGGAGAAAGGCCGAGCAGACAAAAG GTCAAAACATGGGTCCAAGCGAGGATGTTAGCCTCAAAAAGAGCAAGGTCGAGCAGATGAAAG GTCAAAACAAGGAGCTGAAG GAAGATATGTCTCCGAAAGGTGTGAAACGAAAACAATCGGGCGCTGATGAAGGTTTTATCAGCAACTTGCCACGGACTGTGATAGCACGCATCCTAGGGAAAATGCCTATACGTGAAGCTGTAAGAACCAGTGTTCTGTCTAAAACGTGGAGATCGCACTATTTGTACATTCCACAGTTAGTATTTGATGACCAGTTTTGCAAAGAAGTTGATGACTTCTgtgtgaagaaaggaaaagataatTATGAGCTCAAGTACAAtcaatttgatgaaattatCACCAAATCCCTTCTGCTTCATCTTTGTGGATTAGAGAGATTCGAAGTATGCATTCCTTATAATGTCTCAACTGAGGCTCCTTGTTTGAACAAATGGATACAATATTTATCTTATAAAAACATCAAGGAACTAGTGTTGATATGGAAGGCTCATATGCATCGTCATAAGTTGCCTACTTCGTTCTTCTCTTGTCTGCACTTGACATCCTTGAAGCTTATTAATTTTGTTCTTTCGCCGCCACTAGAGTTTGAAGGTTTCTTTAAACTCCGCGATTTAGTACTTTATGGGGTTGACTTTATAAACAACTGTTTCGAAAGTTTTATTTCTAGCTGCCCTTTTCTTAAAACTCTATCATTGTTTGGGTGCTCTGGCATCCATCATTTTAATATCAGTGGTCCTAAACTGAAGAGTTTGTTCATCAAAGCCGATACGTTCAAATCAATCTCCTTGAAGAATACTCCTAAATTGTCTAAAGTTTCTGTCTATCTGGAGAGAGCTCTAATTGGCCTGGAAACCCGCCATGTCTCTGATTTAGTTATGTTTGTGGGTAGCATGTCCAATGTCAAAATACTTCAACTTGATGGCAAGTTTCTGCAG CTCCTAGCTGAAACTCCATTTCCGCCTACGCTCAGGACACCACCAGACTCTCTAAAGATTCTTGAACTCAAAGATGTAAACTTTATGGACTTGAATCAAGTATCTGTTGTTGTCTGCTTGCTTAGAAGTGCCGCGAATTTGCAAGAACTTTATATTGAG GCTTCTACGGTCGAGCTAAATCAGGAACTAGTCTCAGATTATCTAAAACACCTCGACTACACAAATTTTCCCCTCAGCAAACTTCATCTGGCGAAGTTAACAAACATCTCAAGTTTTATTCCTGAGTTTGAGTTTATCCGGTTCCTTCTCTTTAGTTCGCCATCACTTGTGACAATGACCCTCCTGCAGCAcccacaacttgaagaaaaagaagcattGAACATAGCTATAAAGCTGCTCCAGTTTCGGCTGTCATCTGTAGTGTCTATAAATTTCTCGAGGGACAATGAAATATAA
- the LOC132040505 gene encoding F-box/FBD/LRR-repeat protein At1g13570-like isoform X2 has product MGKTKSVPSSDSVKILGRGWKVDLSAIKGKDVVDSPSKSIDVFAPLEEPNFNLLTPTPKSPAKVVEMQSVGGLISHNAHSVDVDPREETLVVSSKRSKESPNIGDINSTCKNHKEGSKFDEKKKEKCVQVQDVRPSEDVSLERRKAEQTKGRNRGPSEDVSLKRRKAEQTKGPNEDVSLKRRKVEQTKGQNMGPSEDVSLKKSKVEQMKGQNKELKEDMSPKGVKRKQSGADEGFISNLPRTVIARILGKMPIREAVRTSVLSKTWRSHYLYIPQLVFDDQFCKEVDDFCVKKGKDNYELKYNQFDEIITKSLLLHLCGLERFEVCIPYNVSTEAPCLNKWIQYLSYKNIKELVLIWKAHMHRHKLPTSFFSCLHLTSLKLINFVLSPPLEFEGFFKLRDLVLYGVDFINNCFESFISSCPFLKTLSLFGCSGIHHFNISGPKLKSLFIKADTFKSISLKNTPKLSKVSVYLERALIGLETRHVSDLVMFVGSMSNVKILQLDGKFLQLLAETPFPPTLRTPPDSLKILELKDVNFMDLNQVSVVVCLLRSAANLQELYIEASTVELNQELVSDYLKHLDYTNFPLSKLHLAKLTNISSFIPEFEFIRFLLFSSPSLVTMTLLQHPQLEEKEALNIAIKLLQFRLSSVVSINFSRDNEI; this is encoded by the exons ATGGGGAAAACGAAATCAGTTCCAAGCTCAGATTCAGTGAAGATTTTAGGCAGAGGATGGAAGGTTGATTTGTCTGCTATTAAGGGAAAGGATGTAGTTGATTCCCCCTCTAAAAGTATTGATGTTTTCGCACCGTTGGAAGAACCGAATTTCAATTTGTTGACTCCCACACCTAAATCTCCCGCCAAAGTGGTGGAAATGCAAAGTGTGGGAGGTTTGATATCTCACAATGCTCATAGTGTCGATGTGGATCCAAGGGAGGAGACTTTAGTTGTATCTTCTAAAAGGTCCAAAGAATCTCCAAATATTGGGGACATCAATTCGACATGCAAGAATCATAAAGAGGGATCAAAGtttgatgaaaagaaaaaagaaaaatgtgttCAAGTTCAAGATGTACGTCCAAGCGAGGATGTTAGCCTCGAAAGGAGAAAGGCCGAGCAGACCAAAGGTCGAAACAGGGGTCCAAGCGAGGATGTTAGCCTCAAAAGGAGAAAGGCCGAGCAGACAAAAGGTCCAAACGAGGATGTTAGCCTCAAAAGGAGAAAGGTTGAGCAGACAAAAGGTCAAAACATGGGTCCAAGCGAGGATGTTAGCCTCAAAAAGAGCAAGGTCGAGCAGATGAAAG GTCAAAACAAGGAGCTGAAG GAAGATATGTCTCCGAAAGGTGTGAAACGAAAACAATCGGGCGCTGATGAAGGTTTTATCAGCAACTTGCCACGGACTGTGATAGCACGCATCCTAGGGAAAATGCCTATACGTGAAGCTGTAAGAACCAGTGTTCTGTCTAAAACGTGGAGATCGCACTATTTGTACATTCCACAGTTAGTATTTGATGACCAGTTTTGCAAAGAAGTTGATGACTTCTgtgtgaagaaaggaaaagataatTATGAGCTCAAGTACAAtcaatttgatgaaattatCACCAAATCCCTTCTGCTTCATCTTTGTGGATTAGAGAGATTCGAAGTATGCATTCCTTATAATGTCTCAACTGAGGCTCCTTGTTTGAACAAATGGATACAATATTTATCTTATAAAAACATCAAGGAACTAGTGTTGATATGGAAGGCTCATATGCATCGTCATAAGTTGCCTACTTCGTTCTTCTCTTGTCTGCACTTGACATCCTTGAAGCTTATTAATTTTGTTCTTTCGCCGCCACTAGAGTTTGAAGGTTTCTTTAAACTCCGCGATTTAGTACTTTATGGGGTTGACTTTATAAACAACTGTTTCGAAAGTTTTATTTCTAGCTGCCCTTTTCTTAAAACTCTATCATTGTTTGGGTGCTCTGGCATCCATCATTTTAATATCAGTGGTCCTAAACTGAAGAGTTTGTTCATCAAAGCCGATACGTTCAAATCAATCTCCTTGAAGAATACTCCTAAATTGTCTAAAGTTTCTGTCTATCTGGAGAGAGCTCTAATTGGCCTGGAAACCCGCCATGTCTCTGATTTAGTTATGTTTGTGGGTAGCATGTCCAATGTCAAAATACTTCAACTTGATGGCAAGTTTCTGCAG CTCCTAGCTGAAACTCCATTTCCGCCTACGCTCAGGACACCACCAGACTCTCTAAAGATTCTTGAACTCAAAGATGTAAACTTTATGGACTTGAATCAAGTATCTGTTGTTGTCTGCTTGCTTAGAAGTGCCGCGAATTTGCAAGAACTTTATATTGAG GCTTCTACGGTCGAGCTAAATCAGGAACTAGTCTCAGATTATCTAAAACACCTCGACTACACAAATTTTCCCCTCAGCAAACTTCATCTGGCGAAGTTAACAAACATCTCAAGTTTTATTCCTGAGTTTGAGTTTATCCGGTTCCTTCTCTTTAGTTCGCCATCACTTGTGACAATGACCCTCCTGCAGCAcccacaacttgaagaaaaagaagcattGAACATAGCTATAAAGCTGCTCCAGTTTCGGCTGTCATCTGTAGTGTCTATAAATTTCTCGAGGGACAATGAAATATAA
- the LOC132040505 gene encoding F-box/FBD/LRR-repeat protein At1g13570-like isoform X1, with the protein MFSGSASTTMGKTKSVPSSDSVKILGRGWKVDLSAIKGKDVVDSPSKSIDVFAPLEEPNFNLLTPTPKSPAKVVEMQSVGGLISHNAHSVDVDPREETLVVSSKRSKESPNIGDINSTCKNHKEGSKFDEKKKEKCVQVQDVRPSEDVSLERRKAEQTKGRNRGPSEDVSLKRRKAEQTKGPNEDVSLKRRKVEQTKGQNMGPSEDVSLKKSKVEQMKGQNKELKEDMSPKGVKRKQSGADEGFISNLPRTVIARILGKMPIREAVRTSVLSKTWRSHYLYIPQLVFDDQFCKEVDDFCVKKGKDNYELKYNQFDEIITKSLLLHLCGLERFEVCIPYNVSTEAPCLNKWIQYLSYKNIKELVLIWKAHMHRHKLPTSFFSCLHLTSLKLINFVLSPPLEFEGFFKLRDLVLYGVDFINNCFESFISSCPFLKTLSLFGCSGIHHFNISGPKLKSLFIKADTFKSISLKNTPKLSKVSVYLERALIGLETRHVSDLVMFVGSMSNVKILQLDGKFLQLLAETPFPPTLRTPPDSLKILELKDVNFMDLNQVSVVVCLLRSAANLQELYIEASTVELNQELVSDYLKHLDYTNFPLSKLHLAKLTNISSFIPEFEFIRFLLFSSPSLVTMTLLQHPQLEEKEALNIAIKLLQFRLSSVVSINFSRDNEI; encoded by the exons ATGTTTTCAGGTTCAGCATCGACAACAATGGGGAAAACGAAATCAGTTCCAAGCTCAGATTCAGTGAAGATTTTAGGCAGAGGATGGAAGGTTGATTTGTCTGCTATTAAGGGAAAGGATGTAGTTGATTCCCCCTCTAAAAGTATTGATGTTTTCGCACCGTTGGAAGAACCGAATTTCAATTTGTTGACTCCCACACCTAAATCTCCCGCCAAAGTGGTGGAAATGCAAAGTGTGGGAGGTTTGATATCTCACAATGCTCATAGTGTCGATGTGGATCCAAGGGAGGAGACTTTAGTTGTATCTTCTAAAAGGTCCAAAGAATCTCCAAATATTGGGGACATCAATTCGACATGCAAGAATCATAAAGAGGGATCAAAGtttgatgaaaagaaaaaagaaaaatgtgttCAAGTTCAAGATGTACGTCCAAGCGAGGATGTTAGCCTCGAAAGGAGAAAGGCCGAGCAGACCAAAGGTCGAAACAGGGGTCCAAGCGAGGATGTTAGCCTCAAAAGGAGAAAGGCCGAGCAGACAAAAGGTCCAAACGAGGATGTTAGCCTCAAAAGGAGAAAGGTTGAGCAGACAAAAGGTCAAAACATGGGTCCAAGCGAGGATGTTAGCCTCAAAAAGAGCAAGGTCGAGCAGATGAAAG GTCAAAACAAGGAGCTGAAG GAAGATATGTCTCCGAAAGGTGTGAAACGAAAACAATCGGGCGCTGATGAAGGTTTTATCAGCAACTTGCCACGGACTGTGATAGCACGCATCCTAGGGAAAATGCCTATACGTGAAGCTGTAAGAACCAGTGTTCTGTCTAAAACGTGGAGATCGCACTATTTGTACATTCCACAGTTAGTATTTGATGACCAGTTTTGCAAAGAAGTTGATGACTTCTgtgtgaagaaaggaaaagataatTATGAGCTCAAGTACAAtcaatttgatgaaattatCACCAAATCCCTTCTGCTTCATCTTTGTGGATTAGAGAGATTCGAAGTATGCATTCCTTATAATGTCTCAACTGAGGCTCCTTGTTTGAACAAATGGATACAATATTTATCTTATAAAAACATCAAGGAACTAGTGTTGATATGGAAGGCTCATATGCATCGTCATAAGTTGCCTACTTCGTTCTTCTCTTGTCTGCACTTGACATCCTTGAAGCTTATTAATTTTGTTCTTTCGCCGCCACTAGAGTTTGAAGGTTTCTTTAAACTCCGCGATTTAGTACTTTATGGGGTTGACTTTATAAACAACTGTTTCGAAAGTTTTATTTCTAGCTGCCCTTTTCTTAAAACTCTATCATTGTTTGGGTGCTCTGGCATCCATCATTTTAATATCAGTGGTCCTAAACTGAAGAGTTTGTTCATCAAAGCCGATACGTTCAAATCAATCTCCTTGAAGAATACTCCTAAATTGTCTAAAGTTTCTGTCTATCTGGAGAGAGCTCTAATTGGCCTGGAAACCCGCCATGTCTCTGATTTAGTTATGTTTGTGGGTAGCATGTCCAATGTCAAAATACTTCAACTTGATGGCAAGTTTCTGCAG CTCCTAGCTGAAACTCCATTTCCGCCTACGCTCAGGACACCACCAGACTCTCTAAAGATTCTTGAACTCAAAGATGTAAACTTTATGGACTTGAATCAAGTATCTGTTGTTGTCTGCTTGCTTAGAAGTGCCGCGAATTTGCAAGAACTTTATATTGAG GCTTCTACGGTCGAGCTAAATCAGGAACTAGTCTCAGATTATCTAAAACACCTCGACTACACAAATTTTCCCCTCAGCAAACTTCATCTGGCGAAGTTAACAAACATCTCAAGTTTTATTCCTGAGTTTGAGTTTATCCGGTTCCTTCTCTTTAGTTCGCCATCACTTGTGACAATGACCCTCCTGCAGCAcccacaacttgaagaaaaagaagcattGAACATAGCTATAAAGCTGCTCCAGTTTCGGCTGTCATCTGTAGTGTCTATAAATTTCTCGAGGGACAATGAAATATAA